The Cyclobacteriaceae bacterium DNA segment ATTGGTACAATTGGGTTGCTGTGATGACACCTATACGATGGAACGCGTGGGCAGCATGACTCATCGTGATTTTATAAATGCCTTTCTGGAGGGAAGTAAAACAGAAGCTCCTGAAGATAAGCTCATGCGCCAATTTAATTTGGCAAAAGATAGTGGTGAGCTTGTGCGCTTATCCTGGTCAGGACTCTTTTCTGATGAATCAGTCGGCTTGCAGAAAGGAACACCCGCACAAATACTCGAACACATTTTGAATAAGCGGTGGGCGCTTCAGTCATCCGATAAAGACATGATTGTGATGATCCACCGGTTTAAGATTGAACAGCAGGGAAAGGTGAAAACAATTCAGGCATCTTTAGTAGCTAAAGGTGATGATGCCGTACATACGGCCATGGCCAAAACAGTTGGTTTACCGATGGGTATTGCTGCCAAGCTTTTATTACAAGGCAAGATAAAAAGCAGGGGAGTTCAAATTCCAACCATGAGTGAAATTTATGATCCCGTTCTGGAGGAGTTAAAGAAATTTGATGTAGTGCTGTTTGAGCATTAACGGTTGTAGGCGATCAAGCCGCTAATGGGGAGTGAAAGAAAAAACCCGAGTGTCCATAACGCTTCACGGGTAACCGCATAGAAAATTCCAATGAGCAACAAGTAGCTTATCGGAACTAAAAAAATGCCCACAGCCACTTTTACGGACCCAATAAATTGATCGTCTTTAATTTTGTTTTTCACAATCCAGCCAATGATGAGGTGGGGAATGAGATGAACCAATCGCCCATACAGGAATATGGGATTAAACCACCTGAAAACGGATGATTGATTTGATTGATGTCCTTCATCTCCTTTCTTCCACGTGCTCATCATGTCACGATCGGCCTGTAATTGATCAACCATATCTGCTTTGCGCTGACGATTCTGTAACAGGAAGTTTTTCCTTTCGGGATAGTCCTCATCTTTTGGAACGGTAAGAATGAGTGAACGCATCTTTTCACCGGTTGCATTGGCCAATGCCATCAGCTTCTCCCGTTGATCGGTTAAGCCATCGATTGTTTCTGCTACAGAAATCGGTTCACCATATTGTACCAACACGCGTGAACGAAAAGCAGAGTGGTTTTCATAATGGTAGCCAACGGGAATGAGGTTAATGTTCTTTCCGGTACGTTCAACATACTGAAGTGCCATGTGTGCAAAACCCC contains these protein-coding regions:
- a CDS encoding 1-acyl-sn-glycerol-3-phosphate acyltransferase, whose protein sequence is MTPPLRYRLLKAYVKLGLQVFFKKWQATGLQNIPKEGPFIFVPNHQNAFLDALLVVCGTPRNPWFIARGDVFKKPWAVKLLTFMRIKPLFRFRDGLEAMRQNDRYMNECIDVLKQGECILIFAEGNHNEPWTTRPLQRGFAHMALQYVERTGKNINLIPVGYHYENHSAFRSRVLVQYGEPISVAETIDGLTDQREKLMALANATGEKMRSLILTVPKDEDYPERKNFLLQNRQRKADMVDQLQADRDMMSTWKKGDEGHQSNQSSVFRWFNPIFLYGRLVHLIPHLIIGWIVKNKIKDDQFIGSVKVAVGIFLVPISYLLLIGIFYAVTREALWTLGFFLSLPISGLIAYNR